Proteins from one Aspergillus nidulans FGSC A4 chromosome VIII genomic window:
- a CDS encoding uncharacterized protein (transcript_id=CADANIAT00002437), with the protein MAETLRVTQLALRGTLPGGPPGRPCGTLVAFGGPERAVNEFSTNDRAATEAARGLYKAALLAMLAVREPQIWQNNSKALLGQMHACKCAAALAALVAGEEEEEEEEEEEEEEEEDEEEEENARRRKGKAPATSARKGVHFASHDTREHADRVPRRAQRLHTCWPWQPDRYLPPLLPRKLSPRRCSW; encoded by the exons ATGGCCGAGACGCTCCGGGTgactcagcttgccctgcggGGCACCCTCCCGGGGGGGCCTCCCGGCAGGCCCTGCGGGACTTTGGTAGCCTTCGGCGGACCGGAGAGAGCTGTAAATGAATTTTCGACCAATGATAGAGCTGCTACGGAG GCTGCAAGGGGTCTATATAAA GCAGCCCTGCTTGCCATGCTGGCTGTCCGCGAGCCTCAGATTTGGCAAAA CAACTCTAAGGCCCTTCTGGGGCAGATG CATGCCTGCAAGTGTGCTGCCGCCCTTGctgcgcttgttgctggagaggaagaagaggaggaggaggaggaggaggaggaggaggaggaggaggatgaagaggaggaagagaatgccCGCCGCCGCAAAGGCAAAGCCCCGGCCACCTCTGCCCGTAAGGGGGTTCATTTTGCCAGTCATGACACCCGTGAACATGCAGATAGAGTCCCGCGCCGCGCCCAGCGCTTACACACATGCTGGCCGTGGCAGCCCGACAGGtatctgccgccgctgctgcccaggaagctctcgcccAGACGCTGCTCCTGGTAG
- a CDS encoding uncharacterized protein (transcript_id=CADANIAT00002438) gives MTTRQNDERRPNHTVDSADSICTISCTSYLMTSLKHKYGDIQSRKVN, from the coding sequence ATGACGACACGACAGAATGATGAGCGACGACCCAACCATACGGTCGACAGTGCTGATTCCATCTGCACGATCTCTTGCACAAGCTATCTGATGACGAGTCTCAAGCATAAGTATGGTGACATACAGTCTAGAAAGGTGAATTAG
- a CDS encoding uncharacterized protein (transcript_id=CADANIAT00002439) has protein sequence MSSSSVQVTRPPSSAGTGKDVANTSAPGTMSFDIIRCSRCQKSLSIESDSTPGVVRFGMNSYYCSRCASMVGFIR, from the exons atgagctcctcctctgtcCAGGTCACCCGCCCTCCCTCCAGCGCCGGCACCGGAAAGGACGTCGCCAACACCAGTGCCCCAGGAACCATGAGCTTCGAT ATTATAAGATGTTCCAGGTGTCAGAAGAGCCTAAGTATTGAGAGTGACTCTACGCCTGGGGTGGTTCGATTCGGCATGAACAGCTACTACTGTAGTAGATGTGCTTCGATGGTTGGCTTTATCCGCTGA